In Osmerus eperlanus chromosome 4, fOsmEpe2.1, whole genome shotgun sequence, the sequence GTCAAAATTAAAATACACAAGTTACAATACAATGGACTTCAGACTGAGGCTAACAATCTTCTACAAAGAGATCTCGAAGGCTGGAGATAAAGGTCTTACCTGGTGTGTCCCCATATGGCTTTGGTGGTTTGACAGTCTCCCCTGAGCTGACGCTGGCCTTTGTGGTGCTTAGCCTCCTGGGGGGCGGTGTGGTCACCACTGCAAACGTCCTTTGTGGGATCttggtagtggtggcggtggtggtggccACTGTGGTGGTCAAGGCCTTAGTGGACAGTGTGGATTTGGGCACCACTTTCCCGTCCTCGTCAAAGTTGTCCTCTGTTCCTGTGGGTCCCCAGTCGATAAATCCAGCCACTGTGGTGGTCCGGCCATCCTGAGGCTTGTCATCGCTGTCCCATTTCAGCTGCCTCCGCGCTCGCGGCAACAACCTCACAGCGTCTGATTTGCTTCCCCCAGGAAACAAAGTCTTTGAAACCGGTGCTGACAAATGCCCCACCTCTGTCTGAGAGTATTTTGACCGGCACTCCTTACACAACTGCCCTTTATGTGCCACTCTTCTGTGCTTATTACCCGCTCCTGCCACGCCTCTGCTGtccaggggtggagggacagggaTGAGGGGCCGACGCCCTGGTGGGCTTCCAGTCCTCCAGTGGAGTATGCTGGGAGCATCCCAGAAGGGCTGTGAGGAACGGGGCCTAGAGCGAGGCACAGATTTGGAGGTTAGCTTGATCCCCAAGCCCTGACTGAGGGgggtacagagggagagatccaGGGTGAGGTGGGTCATAGCGAGCAGGATCCACACCCGTCGCCCTACAGCGCTCCCCGGCCTTAGAGCAGACATTGGActggagaaagaagaggaaagCTGTTTAGATTGGGGTAttgatgcatttttatataaacaataataataataactatttATTAGTAGTATATAATTTCAAGCCAGTTTCATTTCAACGTTTTTCTGTTGATTAATACATTTCTAATATTTTCAAACTACGAAGTGTGCATGCATGGAATGCTGCGCACACCTGCATTTGTATTCCAAACACACTTGCTTTTGCTCTCGGCAATGATCTGCTCTCTGGCTAACTAAACTGAACTTCGATAAGAATTATTATAGCTAAGTACCCTACATTACAAAGGTCAGACGTTAAACAAACGTAGTAAAAACACTCTTAAGATTATGGCTTTGTCTTCCATTGTCCTTGACTGTCAAAGCAGTGACAGTCCTTTTCCTTGATGTACAGATTGATATGAATCCAGCTCTGATTAAATGCTGAGGGACAAGGTCAGTCTTAGTTTGGCTGAGCATATTATTCAGCATTATCTCTGTATAGTCATCTTGATCCACAAAGGGCATTTTGATTATGCAGTGAGATGGAGCTGAAAGGTGTCAAAGTCACTTGTGGCTTGATATAAGCATAATACTGTAGTGTGCTATTACCAACACAAAACTATTAATGTATTCCATTCCAATTCTCTGTTTTCAAGGGAACCTAATCACCATCATGATTAATCATATTTTTGTCAATCCAGCTAACTTGTAACCTCACTGAACATTTGGCACTGCTTTTAAGTAAGATGTGGGATCGTCTTTGCAAGTTACAATACTGAGATGATGGAAACCTTTTCAATTACAGCCTTGTGTTGCCcacttgacaaagacaaattaTAGATTTTGTGGGGGAACAACCTAATCATCTGTTCTCTTTAATCGTCCTTGTCCTTGGCCAACTCAATTCCATACCAAGGACTCATCTGCTCCACACTGTAGGGATCACTAAGAGACACTAGTGGGAACAGGTTCAACATTGTAAAGGGAGAGACCATTGCATTTTCGAGAATCAAAGACTCAATCAGTTCAACATTAAAAAGCAAACATTAAGTGAAGGGAAATAGTGAGAATGGGCCATAAACAGTGCATTTTTGTTGTAGAGTAGGCTAACGGTTGAAAAGTTCAAAACAGTATGGGTGGTGATTAAACATGTTGTCTCTCTCTAAGAGGGCCACTTGAGGTGACTTCTGAACCTAGACTGGAATTAATGCAATCTCCAATAAGGGAAGTGCTTGTTCCCCGCCCTGAATAATATTGATTCTAGTAGGAAGATTGGGATTAACACCTTTGCCCTGTCAAAACGTGCCATGGAATGTTTAATGATCAAGTGGCTTCAGTGTCCTCCCCAATCTGCTTTGCTGGGTTTAAATATAGCTGGAGGTAAAAATGCAATAATGAGTTTGATTTTGACAAGGGGTACACAACTGGACATGTGTTTGATGTACAGTGGGTGGCCTAGTGTGTGGCCATCACAACCTTATCACTAAAACCATGGAGATCCCAGTTTAGGGATTGTCACATGAAACAGAAAAAGCTTGTAAAACTAGCCTTTGATTTGGCTGCCAGGACAAGCATAATGTTTTAATTATGCTTTATCCACTTATACGGTTGTTAAATACACACTGTTGATATTTCATTGATTATAGATTGCATTTTCTTGCATTCAGGCTCTTTTCATTAACACAATTCCACACCATTTTTAAGAATGTATGACAAAGACATTTAGACAAAAGTAAAAAATGCAAGGAGAAAAACTTCATGATGTGTCTGACAACAATATGACTTTGAAGTTCAAGCTTGACATTAAATCTTTCCTCAACCCCTCTTGGTTATTATAAAACATTGATCCTCGAGCCAGAAAAACTAGAGAAAAACACAATCATCCAAAGAGGGAGCCCACATACACATGTCCATCTCAACAAAGGGCTGAATACGTTGATTGTAAACAATATGCATTATTCAGAGAGTGTTTTGGCATCCAGCAGGCATATCTACAGCTGGATCTCAATATGCCAAGCCTATTCTGAAGCTGAACTCATACAGCGAATGAAATTACTTTCAGAAGCTACAGAGCGGCCCATAATTAGTGTGTCCGTTAGCCCGCAGGACTTGGGCTTGAAGGTCAGCTAAAGACTTTCCTGAATGGTGATTCGAGCAAGGGGttcagagaagagaggaacatgGACATCCTttagtccctctctctatcacacacacacatacacacactgcattgaGTGTTTAATGTTCTCTCTCCTTGTAGTCTCTCCCCTTGTACCTATTGATCCATGTTCCATGATGCCTGCCAAGTATGATGATGGCTCGAGATACGAGGGAGCCATAGTTCTGttctgagactgtgtgtgtgcatgtgtagttGTCAATCACTGGACTTAAGAAGTGTCTCTAGGTTTCTTGATTTGAGTGCACATTTACGTTAGGGATGTTTCGTAGCAGTAACATGTTTTCATCTTTAACTACAAGAAATGGTTGTGAATGatattgacatttacatttagtcatttagcagacgctcttatccagagcgacttacagtaagtacagggacatattGTCTATATATAGCTCGGGATTGAGCTTAATAAGAGTCATCTGAGTAACActtgatgaacaatgatttcacATTTGAGAGCCGGCTTGAGCTGGGCTACAGTACACAGCAAATCCATTTTCAACTTATTTTGCGTCTCTCTATAAATGCCAGTGTCAGGGGGTTAGGATTAGGCCTAGACAGGCATTCTAAATTAAGTACATGAACTTCATGGTTGAGGACGGAAGTCTGCAAAATATTAAAAGGTTTTCCTTTGCATAAAAAATATCATGGCATATGGCATTATTTATACAGCTAAATTGCATTTAATAGTCAGTCATACATTTTTTTCCAACTATGTTCAAAATTAGCTCCAGGCTGAAAGAATACAATGCTTTTAAATGAACAATTGAAAATATGCCTGATTAGATTTAGGCAAtcccacaaaacacaaacacatcacagaTGAATTATGGAAAAATCATAGAAGTAGTGGATTGAAGGAAGAGACGGCCACGACTGTGCATACACTCAAATCAGTAATCCATTGTACACAAACACTTCATGCCATTTACCTGCATTTGAAACTTGAAGTGCTCAAACATCCAAAACAAAGCCAACAAAAGGCAAAATAAACAACTAGTGACATTTAATTCCTTCAAGTCAGTCAGCAATAGATTCACTTCAGAAGCCTGGTTCAAATGCATGAACCACGGTGGGGGATGGTGGCAGTTGGATAGCCGTGCCTTCATTCACTGTGTTTGGGAATTATGACTCAAAGATGACTTGCTTTCCAGAAGAGGATGTTGCCAATATCCCCTTGTCAAGCTGTTGACACATCACTGTTTGCCGCGAGCAAAAGGGGGGTGAACTATAGCACTGGTCTCTGATCTACGCATTCTGCAGGAGAGCAGGATGGTTCAATGGTGCTCATgttcaatggcagtatgactaaGACACTTGTGACAGGGAAGCCGGTGACATTTTGATTCCCCCCACTTTGCTGGCGGCCGGACAGCAGACTGTGCTGGCGTCTACTCAGGGGGTTCTCTGGTGAATGAACAATGGCGACACTTCAGACTAACCTGGGTTTTAGACGCCAAATGTCAAGACTAGCTTCATGTCTAGAAAAGATGATAGCACACACATGGTCAACCATGAAACACATTCATCATTCGTAATCGTGGAGTAATTGAATCGATTGCCGTGTAGCATTTCTTTGGGGGAATGAGTGATGGCGCTCATGTTCAGATCAGGTGTGTAATGAGGCCAGTCGTGATGACATTCATTTATTGAAAAATCCAAAGGGCGAAGGCTGGCTGTGCCTGATCTACACAGTCATGCTGCAGACTGGCGTCTCACCAAGTGCTACGGAGAACCAAAGACGCAGCAAAAAGGATGTGAGAATCAGACACGCTCAGATGGAAGAAAATGTCCCAGCCAACAGATAACAATTCCCTCAGATGGATGTCAATTCGCTGTGAGGGATGGTAATACAAACCTTAAAAGGATTTTTATAGGCATAAATTTAAAAGAATTCCGCTAATGTTATCAGATAATTTATCAAATTAGCCTGAAGGAGATCTAGTACAGAGAGCTAGAGTAGTATCATCATAATCAGTTTAATGTAGGTCTTAATTATAACTTTTTTTTCCAGACTTTGCAGGGACTAGGTCCTGGCAGAGAGCTCGTCCACCAATGGGAGGTGGAAATGGCCAGCCTTATATAATCTAGttcacctccagccctccattcTGTGCCGACATCAATAGAAATGTTATCAGCATGCCCTCAACAACCCCTTCACTGAGTACACATCATTTTCTTCCCGACACAGCCATTGAAAGGTGCTATGGTGAAGGTGACTCTGCCTCTGCTGAAAGCAGGTGTGATGGCAGTCAGGAGGATTTAGGGTGAATCAGCGCTTCTCATATACAGTATAGAATACAACGATTTTGTGCCCAGCAGATAGCATGTGGGGCATTGTAAGACTTATCTACATGTACTGTAACAATTTCCATATTACTTAAGCAGATTACTTTTAACTGAATTGGGATTGCAATTGAGGGTACCTTTATGTGATCTATTGTATCCCAGTGTCTCCCACACTGTTTTAAAAATGGCCCCTGGTAAAATCACAAGGGAACATTATGCAAGCTACAGAATATAGATATTAATGTATTGGatatttttttctgttttgttttaacAGACCTCTTCTCCTAGACAATGTTGATATAGTTGATTTCGTAACTGAAAATTGTGGataattgcagtaggcctatatgaaaTTGAAGGATAAAGTTATCAACATAATAATGGCATCCTACCCTCCTATCACATCATTCTAGCTCACAACTACTTAATATGTTTCCAGCAGCGGCAAATGATCCAACAATGTGTGAAGGACATTGTGTTTGCTTCGTGTGAAGAGGGCTTGCTTCGTGTACTGCACCCCGTCTCCATCCCTACTCCAAATGGATGTCGAGCAAATTGTTTTCTTTGTCGCAGTAACCCCACACGTACGCAGTGTTAACAAGGTTCTACAACAACGTAATACGTATGCTGGCAAATAACATTCCGTTTTCTCTGTTGATGTGCAGAACAGCGTTTGCATACAGTAATATGACCAGATCATTCCCCATTCCGAAGGATCTGGAGAAAGtagaccctctctcctcctatgccTTTTCTATGCATGTTCATTTACTATTTCTAGCTGAATCCTACCAATAGGCTGTTTTTACCATGCAAAGACATGACATTCTCAGGGCTTATCATAAAGCCTGAAGGGGTGGTGTGGGCTCTATACTGCATTAAGAACTCATTGAAAGGGTTACTAAGTGTAAAGCTGTAAAGCAGTGTATCAAGCGAGAGCTCACACAATGTGTGCACTGGATCCATTCATTCTACCTCTTTCCCTGATTCTGCCAGCCCCAAGCACAGCCTGCCCACATGGGGGAGAAGATACTTAAAATAGACAAGGgcgggaggaggatgaagaggggtggaggcgTCTGCATTTGCATTACCTTGAGAAGAagcaaaagagagggagtgtgagaaagagagagggggagagaagcacTTGAACATTGAGCAGCGGTGTGGCAGGCCGGACCCTCTGGGGATGCTGGGTAGAAACTCTGTGATCACATCCAGGCCATGGAACAAGGATGCATCCCTTTCATCTGACTCACAGGAGCAGTTCAGGCAGAAATGGAGATTGGGCCTACTGGCGAATCCAGGCACATTTGACTGCTTCATCAAACTACAACAATGGACCCATGAGTGTAgttaaggagagaggggaccagGATTATATTCATAGCTCagtggccagagagagagagagatacactgtAATGCTGCTATTGTTTTGACACAGCAGGATCAGAATTATGTATTGTAACTTGATATTACCATGATGCAAACCGCACACTGTTGCACCTTTTAACTTCGTCCATTTAGTTACGCAACATCAGTACATGTTCCTTCATGGAGATGAATGAACAGTGGCATGGAGCTTGATTGGTATTCAACTTTTGTTTAATGTTGGTGAACTGTGTGTTTCCTAATAACATTGGGACGCATATTATTCCAAGGTCTGCTTGGGAGCGAAAAGGGCACTTAATCCCCACAAACACTGAACTATAGGACTGCAATTACTAAATTACTCAACCCAACAATAAATGGCTATACAGTATCTCGTAATTCGAAAGCAGCCCAGGCTGTTTCATATGTAATTGCAATTTGTATTGCTTTTGACATTCTAGGGAAATTAGTTTGACCCTACAAGATAAGATAGAAAAACAAGTCTTGTGGTTTATTTTACCTAAATTGATGGTAATGGAAAAACAAGTTCACGACAGCAGTTCTTTCCTGCTCTACCCAAGCCCGTTAATAAGAGCATGCAGCTTTAAGCGAGTCTGACCCAGAATAATGACTGTTTTCAAGAGGAGGTCATCAGAGATGCACTTTAAAGCTGAGATAGCCTTAAGCAGCCCAGCTCCAAATGACTGAACTAAACGACTGCTTTCCTGAGACACCAAAATAAGGAAATTACAATGAGATTAGACAATTTCAGTCCCAGTTCCATCTTGCACATTGCGTACATCAACACCCCTCTGTGATGGACTGAAGTGAATGAGCTTCTTTTAAGAGGCTATCTCCAACAGCAACTGCCCCAACATTAAATACCTGAAACATCCAAATCATGGATTTATTGAAGAGGAATTCAAGGGGATAACTCTGGCCTAGCAGCCTTTAGTACTTACAACACAATGTTAGAACTGTCATATATCTGGCAAGGTTGTTAATTAATAATTTATCGTGTCAGTTAGGTGAAGTTGCAATCGGTGAATTAACAAGAATGCTTCAGGAAAATTACAATATGTTTGATTGCAACACCAGCGTTGGTCTAACAGCTCCAATAAGGTGATATAGACATCTGATTGACCTCAAATTAGCAATGTTAATTGGAGTACTTTATTTTAAAGAACCTCTGCCCATAGTACTGCTCTCTTATTCTGAATCATGGTGGTCTGTACTGCTCAACAGTGCTGTCCAGGGGCCTGTTCAGAATATTAAAGATCCATCCAACACACAGGATTGATGGAAAACCAATTGTTATTCCAGAGGTGGTTTTAAACTGAGATTAATGGCTAGTCCACCTGATTATTTGCTTTTCCTCTAAATGAGGTATGATGTGGTGAAAGCCTTGTGTAATGCATGTGCCCCTAAAAACCTACCTGATCAattgaagatcatctctggcacCACAAAGAGGAGAAGCCCACACAGGTGAACTAATCATCTGTGAGGTTTGAAAAACACCAACTATCATTTGCCTGAGATTTATGACAATTTACTATGCTAGACTTTACAGAAAATGTGTTATTCACATGAAAAATATGGCAGCACTGCTTTCCAGTCCAATAAACTCAATGAATTACTAACGATAAGGTAAATTGAATATGTCAGAATGTATACAAAATACTGAGAGGAATTCTGCAAAACACTGATGAATACTGCCGGCTTAGATATTTATGAATGATGAGGATGCATGGATGGTTCCATTATTCCATTTAAAATTCACCATCTTATCTAGCTCCTAGTCTGCAATGCCAGGGACTTAAGGAATGACAAAATACATGATGTCACGTATATGGGATCCTTATTTACTTGCTTTGAACTTCAGTGTCCTTTAATGTGGTCAAACCAGTAATGAATGCAAAGTGAGATATGCCCACTTTAGCACTGAAATACTACTACAGACAGTGCCTGAATTTAAGTCGGTAGCTGCAGGTGCATTATTAAAGCCTGCAAAACAAACTTTCT encodes:
- the ajap1 gene encoding adherens junction-associated protein 1; protein product: MWIKRCLTRSPMSALRPGSAVGRRVWILLAMTHLTLDLSLCTPLSQGLGIKLTSKSVPRSRPRSSQPFWDAPSILHWRTGSPPGRRPLIPVPPPLDSRGVAGAGNKHRRVAHKGQLCKECRSKYSQTEVGHLSAPVSKTLFPGGSKSDAVRLLPRARRQLKWDSDDKPQDGRTTTVAGFIDWGPTGTEDNFDEDGKVVPKSTLSTKALTTTVATTTATTTKIPQRTFAVVTTPPPRRLSTTKASVSSGETVKPPKPYGDTPGLAVHQIITITVSLIMVIAALITTLVLKNCCAQSGNGRHNSHQRKIHQQEESCQNLTDFTPARVPSKLDMYTGYNDSLQCSHECVGTAVPIYTDEMIQQMPVYKTTYNGNRPSPTERQLIPVAFVSEKWFEISC